The proteins below are encoded in one region of Halocatena salina:
- a CDS encoding IclR family transcriptional regulator yields the protein MGKNSIKSIKTTFEIVGTIQERGGTTLTELSTALDIPTSTAYNYLQTLEEEEYVVSEDGTYHVGLRFLEHGAHARSRMKLFDVAVPEVDKLADQTNELANLLVEEHGRGIYLHRAYGDEAVKVEAHVGTRVYLHSTALGKAILAHLPEQRRKEIFERQGLPNRTDKTVTDPDKLADQLQRIEDRGYAFDNGERIKGLRCVAAPVLSTSGRVLGAVSVSGPANRFRKQRFREELPTKLLEVVNVIELNITHS from the coding sequence ATGGGAAAAAATTCGATCAAATCGATCAAGACCACGTTCGAAATCGTGGGAACGATTCAAGAGCGGGGTGGAACGACGTTGACGGAGCTTTCTACGGCGCTCGACATCCCGACGAGCACGGCGTACAACTATCTACAAACGCTCGAAGAGGAGGAGTACGTCGTTTCGGAGGATGGAACCTACCACGTTGGACTTCGGTTTCTAGAGCACGGTGCACACGCCCGGAGTCGTATGAAACTGTTCGATGTCGCCGTCCCGGAAGTTGACAAGCTCGCGGATCAAACCAACGAACTCGCGAATCTGCTCGTGGAAGAACACGGACGAGGGATCTATCTCCATCGCGCCTACGGTGACGAGGCAGTGAAAGTAGAAGCGCACGTCGGTACCCGCGTGTATCTACACAGCACCGCTCTCGGAAAAGCGATCCTCGCCCACCTCCCCGAACAGCGACGGAAAGAGATCTTCGAGCGGCAAGGACTACCTAATCGTACTGACAAAACCGTGACCGATCCCGACAAACTAGCGGATCAGCTACAGCGGATCGAAGACCGCGGCTACGCGTTCGATAATGGGGAACGGATCAAGGGGCTCCGGTGTGTTGCTGCGCCCGTGTTGAGCACCTCGGGACGAGTGCTCGGAGCGGTCAGCGTTTCCGGTCCCGCCAACCGGTTTCGAAAACAACGCTTTCGGGAGGAGTTACCTACCAAGCTACTCGAAGTGGTTAACGTCATCGAACTCAACATCACTCATTCGTAG
- a CDS encoding halocyanin domain-containing protein, with product MGEKTKHSMSRRAFVSGIAGAAGGAAGSRGVTAQTEGGGGSIDYGGWLDDVGYWDEQTADLTGQGMITIAVGGDPNSGLSFDPVAVHIDPGTTVTWEWTGSGGAHNVVAEDDSFTSGSPVAQAGTTFTQTFDADGIINYYCEPHRSQGMKGAVAVGSVPRETAAQQETDPEDLGVPFQPHYVGISALLMMSSTLIFVFYLLKYGESAHTKGGRR from the coding sequence ATGGGTGAGAAAACCAAACACAGCATGTCGCGGCGCGCGTTCGTCAGCGGGATAGCTGGAGCAGCCGGTGGCGCGGCTGGTAGCAGAGGGGTGACTGCCCAAACGGAAGGGGGTGGCGGTTCGATCGACTACGGCGGTTGGCTTGACGACGTGGGATACTGGGACGAACAGACGGCCGATCTCACGGGACAGGGCATGATAACGATCGCAGTCGGTGGTGACCCGAACAGCGGGCTTTCGTTTGATCCCGTCGCTGTCCACATCGATCCTGGTACGACAGTCACGTGGGAATGGACCGGAAGTGGAGGTGCTCACAACGTCGTCGCCGAGGACGACAGTTTCACCAGCGGGAGTCCGGTTGCCCAAGCAGGTACCACGTTCACCCAGACGTTCGATGCCGATGGAATCATCAACTACTACTGTGAACCTCACCGGAGTCAGGGAATGAAAGGAGCTGTTGCTGTCGGATCAGTTCCGCGGGAGACGGCCGCACAGCAGGAAACCGATCCGGAGGATCTCGGCGTCCCCTTCCAACCTCACTACGTCGGTATCAGTGCCCTATTGATGATGTCCTCCACGCTCATCTTCGTCTTTTATCTGCTCAAATACGGTGAAAGCGCTCACACGAAAGGTGGACGCCGGTGA
- a CDS encoding ABC transporter substrate-binding protein — MSTDIDHVDDRDRRRYLKTLAALGAVGTTGIAGCLDEGSGSNDGGGSGTLEVVHGWNSGDGQAAMNALKKAFNEEYPDISTDYNGAGGDANSNLNTVIANRLQNNDLMGSFANWPGKHLERYKGALMNVEKDVWKEAGLKDTIHEATVEQCTFNDKMPAVPIGSHRMNNLFYNVQVFEEAGVDPESLDSIDALISAFETIGQNTDAVPMTQAMSGPWTNLQLFAQILLSQSGVEAYTNFIEGNPDGNAIRSALKATKNILQNHIPDNASTLSMTEANEKIINGTAGCVHQGNWLYGAYRRNDQEYQTDWGWIPFPGTEGVYVFHLDSFVAPANNPTPELTKQWLRFVGSKKAQITFNKNKGSVPLRTDVDPSKLPKYLQQMYEDLRSAKQLPPTIAHGLAVTPQTLTACEEAFRVNFMGPYKVEAAASDLESAVSN, encoded by the coding sequence ATGTCTACTGACATCGACCACGTTGACGATCGGGATCGACGTCGATACTTGAAAACACTTGCCGCTCTCGGTGCTGTCGGAACAACGGGGATCGCCGGCTGTTTGGACGAGGGGAGTGGTTCTAACGACGGTGGCGGAAGCGGTACGCTCGAAGTTGTCCACGGCTGGAATTCGGGAGACGGACAAGCGGCGATGAATGCTCTCAAAAAAGCATTCAATGAGGAATATCCGGATATATCAACTGACTATAACGGTGCTGGAGGTGACGCCAACAGCAATCTCAACACAGTCATCGCAAACAGATTACAGAACAATGATCTGATGGGATCGTTTGCGAACTGGCCCGGAAAACACCTCGAACGGTACAAGGGTGCCCTCATGAACGTCGAGAAAGACGTTTGGAAGGAGGCCGGTCTCAAAGACACAATCCACGAGGCGACGGTCGAGCAGTGTACGTTCAACGATAAGATGCCTGCGGTACCGATCGGTTCTCACCGGATGAACAACCTCTTTTACAACGTTCAGGTGTTCGAAGAGGCAGGGGTTGACCCCGAATCGTTGGATTCGATCGATGCACTGATCTCGGCGTTCGAAACGATCGGACAGAACACCGATGCCGTGCCCATGACTCAGGCAATGAGCGGGCCATGGACGAATCTCCAACTGTTCGCTCAGATCCTCCTGAGTCAGTCGGGTGTGGAGGCGTACACCAACTTCATCGAGGGGAATCCCGACGGGAACGCAATCCGATCAGCGCTCAAAGCGACGAAAAACATCCTCCAGAACCACATCCCTGACAACGCCTCGACGCTGAGCATGACCGAGGCGAACGAGAAGATCATCAACGGCACTGCTGGCTGTGTCCATCAGGGTAACTGGCTGTACGGCGCGTATCGCAGGAATGATCAGGAGTATCAGACGGATTGGGGCTGGATCCCCTTCCCCGGAACGGAAGGAGTGTACGTCTTCCACCTCGATTCGTTCGTGGCGCCTGCGAACAACCCAACCCCGGAGCTGACCAAACAGTGGCTCCGGTTCGTGGGATCGAAAAAAGCTCAGATCACGTTCAATAAGAACAAGGGGTCTGTTCCGCTCCGAACCGACGTGGATCCCAGTAAACTACCGAAATACCTTCAGCAGATGTACGAGGATCTCCGGTCTGCGAAACAGTTGCCCCCCACGATCGCACACGGACTGGCGGTCACACCGCAGACGCTCACGGCGTGTGAAGAGGCGTTCCGGGTGAACTTCATGGGTCCCTACAAGGTTGAGGCAGCCGCGAGTGACCTCGAATCAGCGGTTTCGAACTGA
- a CDS encoding mandelate racemase/muconate lactonizing enzyme family protein → MNYRQLRDPNAEYTMRDLSGETMGLHRDRGPRDVEITDVQTVIVDGNYPWTLVRVYTDSGHVGNGEAYWGGALPEIIERLTPFVVGENPLDIDRLYEHMVQKMSGEGSIAGKDIAAISGIELALHDVVGKILDVPAYQLLGGKYRDAIRVYCDCHTEEEADPEACAEEAERVVDELGYDALKFDLDVPSGHEKDRANRHLRTPEIEHKAEIVERVTERVGDRADVAFDCHWAFSAGSARRLARRLEAYDVWWLEDPVPPENHDVQRTVTQSTGTPIAVGENVYRTHGQRRLIEEEALDIIAPDVPKVGGMRETRKIATLADLYYVPLAMHNVSSPIGTMASAHVGSAIPNALALEYHSYELGWWEDLVEEDDLIQDGYMAIPERPGLGLTLDLDAVADHLAEGETMFDEA, encoded by the coding sequence ATGAACTACAGGCAGTTGCGAGATCCGAACGCAGAGTACACGATGCGTGATCTTTCGGGCGAGACGATGGGATTACACCGGGACCGGGGCCCCCGTGATGTAGAGATCACCGATGTCCAGACGGTGATCGTAGACGGGAACTACCCCTGGACACTCGTCCGCGTGTACACGGACAGCGGGCACGTCGGAAACGGTGAAGCGTACTGGGGTGGCGCGCTGCCGGAGATTATCGAGCGACTCACGCCCTTCGTGGTCGGCGAAAATCCCCTCGATATCGACCGGCTGTACGAACACATGGTGCAGAAGATGTCCGGAGAGGGATCGATCGCTGGAAAGGATATCGCCGCCATTTCCGGCATCGAACTCGCGCTCCACGATGTCGTCGGGAAGATACTGGATGTCCCCGCCTATCAGTTACTCGGAGGCAAGTACCGGGACGCGATTCGGGTGTACTGTGACTGTCACACCGAGGAAGAGGCTGATCCCGAGGCATGCGCTGAGGAAGCCGAACGGGTGGTCGACGAACTCGGCTACGATGCGCTGAAGTTCGACCTCGACGTGCCGTCCGGTCACGAGAAGGACCGTGCAAACCGTCACCTTCGAACGCCGGAGATCGAGCACAAAGCAGAGATCGTCGAACGAGTCACCGAACGCGTGGGCGACCGAGCCGATGTAGCGTTTGACTGCCACTGGGCCTTTTCCGCAGGCAGCGCTCGGCGACTCGCACGACGGCTCGAAGCGTACGATGTCTGGTGGCTCGAAGATCCCGTCCCACCTGAGAACCACGACGTGCAACGAACCGTAACCCAATCGACCGGGACGCCGATCGCCGTCGGAGAGAATGTCTACCGGACGCACGGCCAACGCCGCCTTATCGAGGAGGAAGCGCTCGACATCATCGCTCCCGACGTTCCGAAAGTCGGTGGAATGCGCGAAACCCGGAAGATCGCAACGCTCGCCGATCTCTACTACGTGCCGCTTGCAATGCACAACGTTTCCTCACCGATCGGAACGATGGCTTCTGCACACGTGGGGAGTGCGATCCCGAACGCGCTGGCGCTCGAATATCACTCCTACGAACTCGGCTGGTGGGAAGACCTCGTCGAGGAGGACGACCTCATCCAGGACGGTTACATGGCCATTCCTGAGCGGCCGGGACTCGGTCTGACGCTCGACCTCGACGCCGTCGCTGATCACCTCGCCGAGGGTGAAACGATGTTCGACGAAGCTTGA